The Alphaproteobacteria bacterium genome contains the following window.
GGCTGGGGTCAAGGCCGAGACCGGTCATGCATTCGGGATGAAAAACCTGAGTACGTTGTGTATTGAGGACGAGATCTATTCCGCTCGCGTGAATCCAGGCCGCGTCGCCAATCGGAAGCGAAACCGACCCGAAACGTTGGGTGAGGCCGGATTTGAGGCGGCGCACGGTCGCGCGGAGGTCAACGGGCGAACCGGAAGTACGACCCGACTTGCCGCCGATGCGGAGATCGAGCGTCGCACCCTCGCCGGCTTCGCGGCAAAAGCGAACCGCCACCGGGTCCCAGTGGAGCGCGCTCGCCACTTCGCGCAAACCTCGTTCGAGCATGCGCTGCAGTATGAATGTCGCATCGCCCGGCGCACCCCCTCCTGCATTATCCGAAGTGTCCGCGAGAACAACCGGACCCTTCGGCGCCGCAAGAGCGCGATCGAGGGCGTCATCGATCGAAAAGAACCGGGGAATGAGCCCGTCTCGCATCGCATAAACTTCGCGGCCCAGGGATTCGACGAGCCGTCGAGCGACGGCCAAGTCGCCATCGGCAACCACAAGCATCCGGGCGCCGACGTCGGCGACGTCGCCCCACGGAAATCCATGCCCGAATGATACGGACAAAACGCCATCGCGTCCTTCGACCGCCTTCATTCGATCGACAAATCCACGTAGTGGCTGTTCCTGAGTGCGGAACGTGCCGATCATGCGGCAGTCGAACGTCGCCATCACCGGATGCGTGCATCCAACTGCGGCGTCGACGACGATCCGAAATAGTTCTGCCGCCCGCTCGATAATGTCGATATGAGGATATTCCTTGTAGGTGACGATCGCAGTTGCCGAACGGACCATCCGGTCGGTGATATGGCAATGCAAATCAAGTTCGGCCCCTATCGGCACATTGTTGCCGACTTCCGCGCGCACGTGCTCGAGGAGATCGCCTTCCACATCGTCGTAGCCATCGGCCACCATGGCGCCGTGCAAAGCAAGCAAGACGAAATCCACCGGTTTCGCCTCTCGAAGGTCCCTGAGAATTTCGCCGCGAAACGACTCGTACACGGCACGACCGGTGACCCCACCGGGCTCGGCCACGGCACACAGGCTCTCGACAACCGTCCAGCCGTTGCTCTCGCCCGTCCTTCGCCAGACGTCGAGCTGTGCCGAGCAGGCGTTAAGCGGTCGTTGCGTCGCATCGCCGTGCGCGATCAGGCATTCTTCGAAGCTTTCCCATCCTGTAGGGATG
Protein-coding sequences here:
- a CDS encoding M81 family metallopeptidase, with translation MRFFIAGLDTETNTFSPIPTGWESFEECLIAHGDATQRPLNACSAQLDVWRRTGESNGWTVVESLCAVAEPGGVTGRAVYESFRGEILRDLREAKPVDFVLLALHGAMVADGYDDVEGDLLEHVRAEVGNNVPIGAELDLHCHITDRMVRSATAIVTYKEYPHIDIIERAAELFRIVVDAAVGCTHPVMATFDCRMIGTFRTQEQPLRGFVDRMKAVEGRDGVLSVSFGHGFPWGDVADVGARMLVVADGDLAVARRLVESLGREVYAMRDGLIPRFFSIDDALDRALAAPKGPVVLADTSDNAGGGAPGDATFILQRMLERGLREVASALHWDPVAVRFCREAGEGATLDLRIGGKSGRTSGSPVDLRATVRRLKSGLTQRFGSVSLPIGDAAWIHASGIDLVLNTQRTQVFHPECMTGLGLDPSRRRVVVVKSTNHFHAGFAPIASEVLYVDAPGALQRRFAEIPYTKLLRQVWPRVDDPLRD